A section of the Citrus sinensis cultivar Valencia sweet orange chromosome 8, DVS_A1.0, whole genome shotgun sequence genome encodes:
- the LOC102622011 gene encoding PGR5-like protein 1B, chloroplastic has translation MAGTGNSITPHVIGSTFVELSRSGRTGAPFSVRISTKSHGNGGGGFAAAATMCKNEEGPSCIFVGPLETASKETLEALYRQARDAYYSGKPLIVDDMFDRVELKLRWYGSKSVIKYPRCSIRRQSTYADAEEDLSQVLALGIIWILILAFGSSICFVPIIYTVFLAYQDAFSRGISYGSHASVSGFLAAVNVILFMAVGSLIGYPIASASVRVLQGLWRNDLVALRGACPNCGEEVFAFVNSDQTKNSPHRSDCHVCGSLLEFRTKVEQSSSRLGRQWVYGRIYLLSRRNRRQRWM, from the exons ATGGCCGGCACGGGCAACTCCATCACTCCTCACGTGATCGGATCCACTTTCGTCGAATTATCTCGGAGCGGCAGAACTGGAGCTCCGTTTTCGGTTCGGATATCCACGAAGAGCCATGGGAACGGAGGAGGAGGATTTGCCGCCGCCGCCACCATGTGTAAGAACGAGGAGGGTCCTTCGTGTATATTCGTCGGACCTCTTGAAACCGCCAGTAAAGAAACTCTAGAAGCTCTCTATCGCCAA GCAAGGGATGCATATTACAGTGGTAAACCTTTGATAGTTGACGACATGTTTGATAGAGTGGAG CTAAAACTGCGGTGGTATGGCTCGAAATCTGTTATCAAGTATCCCCGTTGTAGTATTAGGAGACAGTCAACATATGCAGATGCAGAG GAAGATCTATCACAGGTTTTGGCGTTAGGAATCATCTGGATCCTGATATTAGCGTTTGGCAGTTCCATATGCTTTGTGCCAATCATCTACACTGTTTTTCTAGCTTATCAAGATGCATTCAGTAGAGGTATTTCCTATGGCAGTCACGCATCCGTGTCGGGGTTTCTTGCTGCGGTGAATGTCATTCTTTTCATGGCAGTTGGCTCATTAATTGGATATCCGATTGCATCAGCTTCTG TTAGAGTTCTTCAAGGCCTGTGGAGGAATGACTTGGTGGCATTAAGAGGAGCATGCCCTAATTGTGGAGAAGAG GTATTTGCATTTGTGAATTCTGATCAGACTAAAAATTCCCCCCATAGATCAGATTGTCACGTGTGTGGATCCTTACTAGAATTCCGCACCAAGGTTGAG CAATCAAGTTCCAGACTAGGTAGACAATGGGTTTATGGCCGCATATATCTTCTATCAAGAAGAAACCGTCGCCAGAGATGGATGTAA
- the LOC102622315 gene encoding uncharacterized protein LOC102622315: MKEGKTVKFNLHSHQQQQQHANGGHLSPFKFAKLLDPDASWDKDQLGDVLHWIRQVVALVCGLLWGSIPLVGGIWIVIFLLISSAIIYGYYAMVLKIDEEDFGGHGALLQEGLFASTTLFLLVWILVYSLAHF, encoded by the exons ATGAAAGAGGGAAAAACCGTTAAATTCAATCTTCACAGTCACcagcaacagcaacagcaTGCCAACGGCGGCCACTTGTCTCCGTTCAAATTCGCCAAGTTGTTAGATCCAGACGCGTCCTGGGACAAG GATCAATTGGGAGATGTGTTGCATTGGATTAGACAAGTGGTGGCTCTTGTGTGCGGGTTGCTATGGGGCTCCATTCCATTAGTTGGGGGCATATGGATTGTCAT tTTTTTGCTGATATCATCTGCAATTATATACGGTTATTATGCAATGGTACTAAAGATTGACGAAGAAGATTTTGGCGGTCATGGAGCTCTCCTTCAAGAGGGGCTTTTTGCTTCTACCACTCTTTTTCTG CTGGTATGGATTCTAGTATACAGCTTGGCACACTTCTGA